One genomic region from Thermoleptolyngbya sichuanensis A183 encodes:
- a CDS encoding response regulator transcription factor produces the protein MAGSSTLKKIVVVDDHELVLNSTVEALRQQYVDAQITTAQTAASALAQIAQTQPDLAVVDLALPEQPGQPSRPEVGLQLLRTLMQQYPSLNIVVQSANAKSLVRLKPAINAHEGGFIIADKSLSLREMLTKVEWAMQGLVFTPKEMRTGLEIKPEWLEVLRLAFHEGLQDKAIAERMSVAERTVRHYWTQVQDALGVYPDSGKNQRIQTEIRAREEGLID, from the coding sequence ATGGCGGGATCTTCTACCCTGAAGAAAATTGTGGTGGTGGACGACCATGAACTCGTGCTGAACAGCACCGTAGAAGCCCTCCGGCAGCAGTATGTCGATGCCCAAATCACCACGGCCCAAACCGCAGCCAGCGCCCTCGCCCAGATTGCCCAAACCCAGCCCGATCTGGCTGTGGTCGATCTGGCGCTGCCCGAACAGCCGGGCCAACCTTCGCGCCCAGAAGTGGGGCTGCAACTGCTGCGGACGCTGATGCAGCAATATCCCAGCCTCAACATTGTGGTGCAAAGTGCCAATGCCAAGTCGCTGGTGCGGCTGAAGCCTGCGATCAATGCCCACGAGGGCGGTTTCATTATTGCTGACAAGAGCCTGTCGCTAAGGGAAATGCTGACCAAGGTGGAGTGGGCGATGCAGGGGCTGGTGTTTACGCCGAAGGAAATGCGAACTGGGCTGGAAATCAAACCAGAGTGGCTGGAGGTGCTGCGGCTGGCGTTTCATGAAGGCTTGCAGGATAAGGCGATCGCCGAACGGATGAGCGTTGCTGAGCGCACCGTCCGCCACTATTGGACGCAGGTGCAAGATGCGCTGGGCGTGTATCCCGACAGCGGCAAAAACCAGCGCATCCAGACCGAAATCCGCGCCCGCGAAGAAGGGCTGATTGACTAG
- a CDS encoding sensor histidine kinase, whose translation MNKRQTPWAALRREWRIWKAGALPGLAVIGLVALLRLTGSLQVLELLTLDLLLLLRPAEPTDPHLLIVGIDEDDIEAVGQYPIPDGQLAALIQTLQQSRPTAIALDLYRDLPQEPGSADLQALFRSQTNLYGIEKVIGRAIAPPPDLPDERVGFADLPTDLDGKLRRSALGSYNAEKTEFRFSLAQRLAERFLSERGISLAGGIRDPYAMRFGPAELPRTQPNTGSYHQIPLMEVETLLFFRSGSRPFDLVTLREVLAGQVSADKVRDRIILIGVVAPSVKDTFNAMAAVTGVPEIPAGTIAGVEAHAHATSQIIQAALYGRPLLRDWADPWEYGWLILWGILGIGLGRFLVSPLRILAGLGLGLIILLGLCFALLLAGWWVPLVPALLAFFLNGVGLTAALFYRHQQDLKLQLRDRQYVIDHTFNAIHSGPLQTLSRLLSKTRSGHLPERQWETELEHLNRELRVVYDSVRKEILTEDGSLYLSEDQALDLNGPFEEALYEVYDHTLRRDFDCFKTLKLRLTTFDPLETAGLTLEHKRELCRFLEETLCNVGKYAVGVTQLNVVCKQENGQNLIRVIDNGKGIDPEQSIKPPALGGRGTQIAESIANQLGGKFRREPITPHGTLCELMWNPSKIRFWT comes from the coding sequence ATGAACAAGCGGCAAACGCCCTGGGCGGCGCTGCGGCGCGAGTGGCGCATCTGGAAAGCGGGGGCGCTGCCGGGGCTGGCGGTGATTGGGCTGGTGGCGCTGCTGCGGCTGACGGGCAGCCTGCAAGTGCTGGAACTTCTGACGTTGGATCTGCTGCTGCTGCTGCGGCCGGCCGAACCCACCGACCCGCATCTCCTGATCGTCGGCATTGATGAAGACGACATCGAGGCGGTTGGGCAATACCCCATTCCCGATGGGCAACTGGCGGCGCTGATCCAGACCTTGCAACAATCGCGGCCGACGGCGATCGCCCTTGACCTGTACCGCGATCTGCCCCAAGAGCCGGGCAGCGCCGACCTGCAAGCGCTGTTTCGTAGCCAGACCAACCTATACGGCATAGAAAAAGTGATCGGACGGGCGATCGCCCCGCCCCCCGACCTGCCCGATGAGCGAGTCGGCTTCGCAGACCTGCCCACCGACCTAGACGGCAAACTGCGCCGCAGCGCCCTCGGTAGCTACAACGCGGAAAAGACCGAGTTTCGCTTCTCTCTGGCGCAGCGTCTGGCCGAACGCTTTCTGTCGGAACGCGGTATATCGCTTGCAGGCGGCATTCGCGATCCCTACGCCATGCGATTTGGCCCGGCGGAACTGCCCCGCACCCAGCCCAACACAGGCAGCTATCACCAGATACCGCTCATGGAAGTGGAAACGCTGCTGTTTTTCCGCAGCGGTTCTCGACCGTTTGACTTGGTAACCCTGCGCGAGGTGTTGGCGGGGCAGGTGTCGGCAGACAAAGTGCGCGATCGCATCATCCTCATCGGTGTCGTTGCGCCCAGCGTCAAAGATACCTTTAACGCTATGGCCGCCGTCACGGGTGTTCCAGAAATCCCGGCGGGCACCATCGCCGGAGTTGAAGCCCACGCCCACGCCACCAGCCAGATCATTCAGGCCGCGCTCTACGGGCGGCCGCTGCTGCGCGATTGGGCAGACCCCTGGGAATATGGCTGGCTGATTCTTTGGGGCATTTTGGGTATCGGGCTGGGGCGGTTTCTGGTCAGTCCCCTGCGGATTCTGGCGGGGCTGGGGCTGGGGCTAATCATTCTGCTGGGGCTGTGCTTTGCGCTGCTGCTGGCGGGCTGGTGGGTGCCGCTGGTGCCTGCGCTGCTGGCGTTTTTCCTGAATGGGGTAGGGCTGACGGCGGCGCTGTTCTATCGCCACCAGCAGGATTTGAAGCTGCAATTGCGCGATCGCCAATATGTCATCGACCACACCTTCAACGCCATTCACAGCGGCCCGCTGCAAACCCTGTCGCGCCTGCTCAGCAAAACGCGGTCTGGCCACTTGCCCGAACGCCAGTGGGAAACAGAGCTAGAGCATCTCAACCGGGAACTGCGCGTCGTCTACGATTCGGTTCGTAAAGAAATCCTGACGGAAGACGGCAGCCTCTACCTGTCCGAAGACCAGGCTCTTGATCTCAACGGCCCCTTTGAAGAAGCGCTGTACGAGGTCTATGACCACACGCTGCGGCGAGATTTTGACTGCTTTAAGACGCTGAAATTGCGCCTGACCACATTTGATCCGCTGGAAACTGCTGGGCTGACGCTAGAACACAAGCGAGAACTCTGTCGGTTTCTGGAAGAGACGCTTTGCAACGTGGGGAAATACGCCGTTGGAGTCACCCAGTTGAACGTCGTGTGCAAGCAGGAAAATGGTCAGAATCTCATCCGCGTGATTGATAACGGCAAAGGAATAGACCCCGAACAATCCATCAAGCCGCCTGCGCTGGGAGGACGCGGCACACAGATCGCGGAAAGCATCGCGAATCAGCTTGGCGGCAAATTTCGACGAGAGCCGATCACGCCCCACGGAACGCTGTGTGAATTGATGTGGAACCCTAGCAAGATTCGATTTTGGACGTGA
- a CDS encoding DUF928 domain-containing protein — MTRRSRFHRLSRRRVLPPAIATGCVLGLALLGVVIAPATVGQAKPSQPPAALKSYKPPPPNSDYQAPAPGGGIRTSDCSNMPLLALAPQLHQGQTSTRRPTLAWYVPGDVAGMLVIQVFRGTLRDLERETELPLLDETLTSRAGIMTWTVPQDLTVGETYAWRVVLMCDSNRPSLNLRDVAEFVVVAPTGARSADPVRDAQQMAEDGIWYDALALTLSSPASPQMRSLRIDMLETLADLESRSDSLQAATRVQALRRIVEVER, encoded by the coding sequence ATGACCCGGCGTTCGCGTTTCCATCGACTATCCAGGCGGCGGGTTCTGCCCCCGGCGATCGCCACTGGATGCGTGCTGGGGCTTGCTCTGCTGGGTGTCGTCATAGCCCCGGCAACCGTCGGGCAGGCAAAACCCTCGCAGCCGCCCGCCGCGCTCAAGTCCTACAAGCCGCCGCCACCAAATTCGGACTATCAAGCACCCGCCCCCGGTGGCGGAATACGAACCTCCGATTGCAGCAATATGCCGCTGTTGGCCCTTGCGCCCCAGCTTCACCAGGGGCAGACCAGTACCCGCCGTCCCACTCTCGCCTGGTACGTCCCCGGAGACGTGGCGGGGATGCTGGTTATTCAGGTGTTTCGGGGGACCCTGCGCGATCTGGAGCGGGAAACTGAGCTGCCGCTGCTAGACGAAACGCTGACCAGCCGCGCTGGCATCATGACCTGGACGGTGCCGCAGGATCTCACGGTGGGTGAAACCTATGCGTGGCGCGTGGTGCTAATGTGCGACAGCAATCGCCCATCGCTGAACCTGCGCGATGTGGCGGAGTTTGTGGTGGTTGCGCCGACTGGGGCGCGTTCGGCAGACCCAGTGCGCGATGCCCAGCAGATGGCTGAGGACGGTATCTGGTACGATGCCCTGGCGCTGACCCTCAGTTCGCCCGCGTCGCCACAGATGCGATCGCTCCGCATCGATATGCTGGAAACCCTGGCAGATCTGGAATCCCGCAGTGATAGTCTGCAAGCTGCCACCCGCGTCCAGGCGTTGCGCCGGATTGTGGAGGTGGAGCGATAG
- a CDS encoding DUF3086 domain-containing protein has translation MNPDESNADFFDSDEEKSSQSPGVNFTTPASEMPDGAVAPLSLSSPATPPPRADENSVGAIASLDAAANSDFSSEPGAESTLPAADENGSSNWADDLPSGAEPMAESVAPLAAPRSTAPAEFSADWAKDADDDSPAAIAARVADLKAQEQDLKRAIAQLQADFAATERMLGRLARESLGELEQRKQALQVSVEQLERRQERIRTEMRSTFAGSSQDIAIRIQGFKDYLVGSLQDLVTLADDLKLSAPPPRERERDREREKEREEPAPKPKFGEPAFQEETRQIRKLLEQYRTSPDYYGPAWQLRRTFEPVHAERVANWFFTQGGRGATRTMGSRLQNILVASAIISILRKLYGPKVRTLILADTPERLGEWRRGLQDCLGISRTDFGADQGVVLFEAPEPLAQRADRLLKQKQLPLIIMDESEDVVNLSLLQFPLWIAFASDPTRPMVY, from the coding sequence ATGAATCCAGACGAATCCAACGCAGATTTTTTTGACTCGGACGAGGAGAAGTCTTCTCAGTCCCCCGGAGTGAATTTCACGACACCCGCCAGCGAAATGCCAGACGGGGCCGTTGCGCCGCTCAGCCTCTCGTCGCCAGCGACCCCGCCACCCAGGGCTGACGAGAACAGCGTCGGGGCGATCGCCAGTTTGGATGCGGCGGCTAATTCGGATTTCTCCTCGGAACCTGGGGCTGAATCGACCCTGCCAGCAGCGGATGAGAACGGGTCGAGCAACTGGGCCGATGATTTGCCCTCCGGTGCGGAACCGATGGCAGAATCCGTCGCGCCTCTGGCGGCCCCACGCTCGACTGCACCCGCCGAGTTCTCCGCCGATTGGGCGAAGGATGCCGACGACGACTCTCCAGCGGCGATCGCCGCACGGGTTGCCGACCTCAAAGCGCAGGAGCAAGACCTGAAGCGGGCGATCGCCCAACTCCAGGCCGATTTTGCTGCCACCGAGCGAATGTTGGGTCGCCTGGCCCGCGAAAGTCTGGGCGAGTTGGAACAGCGAAAACAGGCGCTGCAAGTTTCTGTGGAACAGTTGGAGCGTCGCCAAGAGCGCATTCGCACCGAAATGCGGAGTACCTTTGCGGGCAGTTCGCAAGACATCGCCATCCGCATCCAGGGCTTCAAGGATTACCTGGTGGGCAGCCTGCAAGATCTGGTCACGCTGGCAGATGACCTGAAGCTGTCTGCACCGCCGCCGCGAGAACGGGAGCGCGATCGAGAGCGGGAAAAAGAGCGCGAAGAACCCGCCCCCAAGCCTAAATTCGGCGAACCCGCGTTTCAGGAAGAAACCCGGCAGATCCGCAAGCTGCTGGAGCAGTATCGCACCTCGCCCGACTATTATGGCCCCGCCTGGCAACTGCGCCGCACCTTCGAGCCAGTCCACGCCGAGCGCGTTGCCAACTGGTTCTTTACTCAGGGCGGCCGCGGCGCAACCCGAACGATGGGGTCGCGCCTGCAAAACATTCTGGTGGCTTCGGCGATTATCTCTATCCTGCGGAAGCTCTATGGCCCCAAAGTGCGGACGCTGATTCTGGCAGACACACCAGAACGCCTGGGCGAGTGGCGGCGCGGCCTGCAAGACTGCCTCGGCATTTCCCGCACCGATTTTGGGGCAGATCAGGGGGTGGTGCTGTTTGAAGCGCCGGAACCTCTGGCCCAGCGGGCCGATCGCCTGCTCAAGCAAAAGCAGCTACCGCTGATCATCATGGACGAGTCGGAAGATGTGGTGAACCTGTCGCTGCTGCAATTCCCGCTGTGGATTGCCTTCGCCAGCGACCCCACCCGCCCGATGGTGTACTAG
- a CDS encoding DUF3119 family protein yields MNSPSAIAPTDPVQLAPSYRLPIGLLLLALPLVWLQVWVGAAVGLFGVFLLVQTATLRLHFTDTALDIFHGETRIRRFPYQDWQNWAIFWPPVPILFYFKEVNSIHFLPILFDPKALQACLEQRCPTVSE; encoded by the coding sequence GTGAACTCACCCTCTGCGATCGCCCCTACTGATCCCGTGCAGCTTGCACCCAGCTATCGATTGCCCATCGGACTGTTGCTGCTGGCGCTGCCGCTGGTGTGGCTCCAGGTCTGGGTTGGTGCGGCGGTTGGGCTGTTTGGCGTGTTCCTGCTGGTGCAAACCGCAACACTGCGGCTCCACTTCACTGACACGGCCCTCGACATTTTTCACGGCGAAACGCGCATCCGCCGTTTTCCCTATCAGGACTGGCAAAACTGGGCGATTTTCTGGCCACCCGTGCCCATTCTCTTCTATTTCAAAGAGGTGAACAGCATCCACTTTTTGCCAATCCTGTTTGACCCCAAAGCGCTACAAGCCTGCCTGGAGCAGCGTTGTCCGACCGTTTCCGAGTAA
- a CDS encoding MlaE family lipid ABC transporter permease subunit, which yields MGNSSLGRWWRRLVAAVFLGGQVLVHLLTGKIHVRNTSEQMAVVGPESLPINLLTALTVGMVFTIGVAREFIAFGAGTAVGGVLAIALSRELAPLVTAIVVTGRIGSAFAAEIGTMQVTEQIDALYMLKTDPIDYLVIPRVISCCLMLPLLTVLSFVTGMAGGAILAESLYNISTQVFLDSAQNLMQEWDLISALIKSVVFGALIAIIGCSWGLTTTGGAKGVGQSTTAAVVTALLAIFVSNFFMSWLMFRGIDTGASF from the coding sequence TTGGGAAATTCGAGTTTGGGGCGCTGGTGGCGACGGCTCGTGGCGGCAGTGTTTCTGGGCGGGCAGGTGCTGGTTCACCTGCTGACAGGCAAGATCCACGTCCGCAATACGTCGGAGCAAATGGCCGTCGTTGGGCCAGAGTCGCTGCCCATCAACCTGCTGACCGCGCTGACCGTAGGGATGGTGTTTACCATCGGCGTGGCGCGAGAATTCATCGCCTTTGGGGCAGGAACGGCGGTGGGGGGCGTTTTGGCGATCGCCCTCTCGCGAGAACTGGCCCCTCTGGTCACGGCGATCGTGGTCACAGGGCGCATCGGGTCTGCCTTTGCGGCCGAAATTGGCACCATGCAGGTGACGGAGCAAATCGACGCGCTCTACATGCTGAAAACCGACCCCATCGACTATCTGGTGATCCCCCGCGTCATCTCCTGCTGCCTCATGCTGCCGCTGCTAACGGTGTTGTCCTTTGTCACCGGAATGGCAGGCGGGGCAATTCTGGCGGAGTCGCTTTACAATATCTCGACACAGGTTTTTCTCGACTCTGCCCAAAATCTTATGCAAGAGTGGGATTTGATCAGCGCTTTAATCAAGTCGGTGGTGTTTGGGGCGCTCATTGCCATCATCGGCTGTAGTTGGGGCCTCACCACCACAGGCGGCGCAAAAGGGGTCGGCCAATCGACCACCGCCGCTGTGGTAACGGCGCTGCTGGCGATCTTTGTCAGCAACTTCTTCATGTCCTGGCTCATGTTCCGAGGCATTGACACTGGCGCTTCGTTTTGA
- a CDS encoding S66 peptidase family protein — protein MRPCLPPAPLKPGDLLRVITPSGALREMEAFHLGVEIWRSHGYRVEVPPHIDKRWGYLAGTDLERRSQFAEAWNDPTCRGILCARGGYGGSRLLEEWDWGTAEPKWLIGFSDITSLLWGLAQQGISGVHGPVLTTLCVEPDWSVERLIHCVEGKPLSPLKGDGWGGGTAKGLLLPANLTVATHLLHTPLQPDLNGVILALEDVMEAPYRIDRMLTQWRMSGLLSQVRGIALGRFSQCDAPQHIPSFSVEGVLSDRLSDLGIPVVSDLPFGHDGSNAALPVGVPVWLDGDRGILSFEGE, from the coding sequence ATGCGTCCCTGCCTCCCTCCTGCTCCGCTCAAACCTGGCGATTTGCTGCGTGTGATTACTCCCAGTGGGGCCCTGCGAGAGATGGAGGCTTTTCATCTGGGCGTGGAAATTTGGCGATCGCACGGCTATCGGGTCGAAGTCCCCCCCCACATCGACAAGCGCTGGGGCTATCTGGCAGGCACGGATTTGGAGCGGCGATCGCAGTTTGCCGAAGCCTGGAACGATCCGACCTGTCGCGGGATTCTCTGTGCGCGGGGCGGCTATGGCGGCAGTCGCCTGCTGGAGGAATGGGACTGGGGCACAGCGGAACCCAAGTGGCTGATTGGCTTTTCAGACATTACCAGCCTGCTGTGGGGGCTGGCGCAGCAGGGCATCTCCGGCGTGCATGGCCCCGTGCTAACGACGCTGTGCGTAGAGCCAGACTGGTCGGTGGAGCGGCTAATCCATTGCGTCGAGGGCAAGCCGCTATCTCCCCTGAAGGGCGACGGCTGGGGCGGCGGCACGGCCAAGGGGCTGCTGCTGCCTGCAAACCTGACAGTGGCGACGCATTTGCTGCATACGCCGCTCCAACCCGACCTGAATGGCGTAATCCTGGCGCTGGAAGACGTGATGGAAGCCCCCTACCGCATCGACCGAATGCTGACCCAGTGGCGCATGAGCGGTTTGCTGTCGCAGGTACGCGGCATTGCGTTGGGTCGCTTTAGCCAGTGCGACGCACCGCAGCACATTCCCAGCTTTTCGGTGGAGGGCGTGTTGAGCGATCGCCTCAGTGATTTGGGCATTCCGGTCGTGTCTGATCTGCCCTTTGGCCACGACGGCAGCAATGCAGCGCTGCCGGTAGGTGTACCCGTCTGGCTGGATGGCGATCGCGGCATCCTCAGCTTTGAAGGCGAATAA
- a CDS encoding S-layer homology domain-containing protein has translation MASSSPFQPLSQTLSQALYVNPATGRDDASGSQSAPYRTITRALRRATAGTVIQLAAGTYSTKTGETFPLVVGAGITVVGDPVSKGDRLIIEGGGDYLSPTFARQSVTLRLEDKAELRGVTVINPQPQGTGVWLEGATGANPAARVAQCTFTRCGQGIVATGSALPEIADCMFQQNTVSGISLSRNAKGELLRNLCQQTATGITLSDNTAPLLVGNRLVQNRVGIVISGNARPVLRNNVVERNGEDGLVTVGNAAPDLGKPQDPGGNVFQNNGAADVRNSTSAVLASVGNQINPTRVNLGALPSAKGLEFIASTVAEQIRPISPPPQPRPVPTPPLPPVPIPETGLTDISGHWAEAFIAALVERSIIGGFPDRTFKPDLPLTRAQFATILTRTFDLPAVRSPSSFVDVAPDFWATAAIARAVEMGFLAGFPDGTFRPNVNLTRVQAILALVNGLGLTGGHPGHLGVYRDRAQIPTYATIPIATATQKRLIVNHPQVELLRPMSDITRAEVSAILYQALVITAQARAIPSPYIVVPDTVAVAFSDTTRHWAADFIQGLVSQGAVSGFSDGTFRPEVGMSRAQYAALLVNTFNPLPRRPALEFTDVPTTHWAYRAIQQAYRGKLLSGVGENQFRPDQNVRRIEVLLSLVNGLGLPPGNPLLLNRYADRDTLPTFAQPAVASATGQRLVVNYPDLNRLEPVREATRAEVTAMVYQALVQAGRSPAIFSPYIVEPQVAAQSAMAPAAPSVGQSSPPGSYPAGRPEDLPMVILDPGHGGADPGVVAGEAQEKDLTLAIALDIAKLLQDYGVQTRLTRTDDRTVSLGDRLAILQQTQPAPSALISLHLNATRPPRPTINGLETYHLPNAAESRRLAQSIHTNIVQTLEMGDRGIRTASFALLRPPIPAVHLELGYLTGETDVANLTSPDYRQRLGKAIALAVVQFVRQTVG, from the coding sequence ATGGCATCCTCTTCTCCCTTTCAACCGCTCTCTCAGACGCTCTCTCAAGCGCTCTACGTCAACCCTGCCACGGGTCGCGATGACGCTAGCGGCAGCCAGTCCGCTCCTTATCGCACCATCACGCGGGCGCTGCGGCGGGCAACGGCAGGCACAGTGATCCAGCTTGCGGCAGGAACCTACAGCACCAAGACGGGCGAAACCTTTCCGCTGGTGGTTGGTGCGGGGATTACCGTGGTGGGTGATCCGGTCTCGAAGGGCGATCGCCTGATCATCGAAGGCGGCGGCGACTACCTCAGCCCCACCTTTGCCCGACAGAGCGTGACGCTGCGGCTGGAGGACAAGGCCGAACTGCGCGGCGTGACGGTAATCAATCCCCAGCCCCAGGGCACAGGCGTTTGGCTGGAAGGGGCAACCGGGGCCAACCCAGCGGCCCGCGTAGCGCAATGCACCTTCACCCGCTGCGGGCAGGGCATTGTGGCCACGGGCAGCGCCCTGCCTGAAATTGCCGACTGCATGTTTCAGCAAAACACCGTCAGCGGCATTTCCCTCAGCCGCAACGCCAAGGGCGAACTGCTGCGAAACCTCTGTCAGCAAACCGCGACGGGCATCACCCTCAGCGACAACACCGCCCCTCTGCTGGTGGGCAATCGGCTGGTGCAAAACCGCGTGGGCATCGTGATTTCGGGCAATGCTCGTCCGGTGCTGCGGAATAACGTGGTGGAGCGCAACGGCGAAGACGGCCTAGTGACCGTGGGCAACGCTGCGCCCGACCTTGGCAAGCCCCAGGACCCCGGCGGCAATGTGTTTCAAAACAACGGCGCAGCCGACGTGCGAAACAGCACCAGCGCCGTTCTGGCCTCCGTGGGCAACCAGATTAATCCAACCCGCGTCAACCTGGGCGCATTGCCGTCGGCCAAAGGCTTGGAGTTCATTGCCAGCACCGTAGCAGAGCAGATTCGACCCATCTCGCCGCCGCCGCAGCCGCGGCCCGTGCCGACTCCGCCATTGCCCCCCGTCCCGATTCCCGAAACCGGACTGACCGATATATCGGGTCATTGGGCAGAGGCCTTCATCGCGGCGCTGGTAGAACGCAGCATTATTGGCGGCTTTCCCGATCGCACCTTCAAGCCCGATTTGCCGCTGACACGGGCGCAATTTGCCACGATTTTGACGCGCACCTTTGACCTGCCCGCCGTGCGCTCGCCCTCCAGTTTTGTCGATGTTGCGCCAGACTTTTGGGCCACAGCGGCGATCGCCCGTGCTGTAGAAATGGGCTTTTTGGCGGGCTTTCCCGACGGTACGTTTCGCCCCAATGTCAACCTGACGCGGGTGCAGGCGATTTTGGCCCTGGTCAACGGGCTGGGGCTGACGGGCGGACATCCGGGGCATCTGGGCGTATACCGCGATCGCGCCCAAATTCCCACCTACGCCACCATCCCCATCGCCACCGCCACCCAAAAGCGCCTGATTGTGAACCATCCCCAGGTGGAGCTGCTGCGCCCCATGAGCGACATCACCCGCGCCGAGGTGTCGGCCATTCTGTACCAGGCACTCGTGATTACCGCCCAGGCTCGCGCCATTCCCTCGCCCTACATCGTGGTTCCCGATACGGTCGCTGTCGCCTTTTCAGACACCACCCGCCACTGGGCAGCAGACTTTATTCAGGGCCTGGTCAGCCAGGGCGCAGTCAGCGGGTTTTCCGACGGCACGTTTCGGCCAGAGGTCGGCATGAGCCGCGCCCAGTATGCTGCGCTTTTGGTCAATACCTTCAATCCGCTGCCCCGGCGGCCCGCGCTGGAGTTTACCGATGTGCCCACGACGCACTGGGCCTATCGCGCCATTCAGCAGGCCTATCGCGGCAAGTTGCTATCGGGCGTGGGCGAAAACCAGTTCCGCCCCGACCAAAACGTGCGGCGCATCGAGGTGCTGCTGTCGCTGGTGAACGGGCTGGGACTGCCGCCTGGAAATCCGCTGCTGCTGAACCGCTATGCTGACCGCGACACGCTGCCTACCTTTGCCCAGCCTGCCGTCGCCAGCGCCACGGGCCAGCGCCTCGTGGTCAACTATCCCGACCTCAATCGCCTAGAACCTGTGCGCGAAGCCACCCGCGCCGAAGTGACCGCGATGGTCTACCAGGCGCTGGTGCAGGCTGGGCGATCGCCCGCGATTTTCTCTCCCTACATCGTCGAGCCACAGGTGGCGGCTCAGTCTGCAATGGCTCCAGCGGCCCCGTCGGTGGGGCAATCGTCTCCGCCGGGTAGCTATCCCGCCGGCCGACCGGAGGATCTGCCAATGGTGATCCTCGATCCGGGGCATGGCGGCGCTGATCCGGGCGTGGTCGCGGGTGAAGCGCAGGAAAAAGACCTGACGCTGGCCATCGCCCTGGACATAGCCAAACTGCTCCAAGACTATGGCGTACAGACCCGCCTCACCCGCACGGACGACCGCACGGTGTCGCTGGGCGATCGCCTTGCGATTCTGCAACAAACCCAACCTGCACCCAGCGCCCTGATCAGCCTGCACCTCAATGCCACCCGCCCGCCGCGCCCCACCATCAACGGGCTGGAAACCTATCACCTGCCCAACGCAGCCGAGAGCCGCCGCCTGGCCCAGAGCATTCACACCAATATCGTGCAAACCCTGGAAATGGGCGATCGCGGCATTCGCACCGCCTCCTTTGCCCTCCTGAGGCCACCCATTCCCGCCGTGCATCTGGAGTTGGGCTATTTAACTGGCGAAACAGACGTTGCCAATCTGACCAGCCCCGACTATCGCCAGCGGCTTGGAAAGGCGATCGCCTTGGCAGTCGTGCAGTTTGTCAGGCAAACCGTGGGATAA
- a CDS encoding YtxH domain-containing protein — MADNRSGSAGTFLAGAIVGVAIGAVTGLLLAPRTGRETRRLLKKSADALPEIAEDISSSVQIQADRLSGSALKNWDGTLSRLKEAIAVGIEASQRDRQATAQKDPRPAPDPRPPARDSSLT, encoded by the coding sequence ATGGCAGACAATCGGTCGGGTTCGGCAGGAACCTTCTTGGCAGGGGCGATCGTGGGTGTGGCAATCGGCGCGGTGACGGGGCTGCTGCTGGCTCCGCGCACTGGACGTGAGACGCGCCGCCTACTGAAAAAATCCGCCGATGCGCTGCCCGAAATTGCCGAAGACATTTCCAGCAGTGTGCAAATTCAGGCCGATCGCCTGTCGGGGTCGGCGCTGAAAAATTGGGACGGTACGCTGTCTCGACTGAAGGAGGCGATCGCCGTCGGCATCGAGGCCAGCCAGCGCGATCGTCAGGCTACGGCTCAAAAAGACCCGCGTCCCGCCCCCGACCCGCGCCCCCCGGCCCGCGATTCTAGCTTGACGTGA
- a CDS encoding TPM domain-containing protein codes for MLRSLFSRLSLGLWVTLLMLSTWAIAPTAYAYDNPDLLPDRPTNIIDLANALTDTQQDQLDQHLQDFEAETGWKLRVLTQFDRTPGRAVKDFWGLDDKSVMLVADPRGGNLLNFSVGDALYDLLPRTFWIELQTRYGNQFFVRDNGEDSSIIQALQSIETCLRQGGCNVVPGLPREQWILTLITSVLGGIICGFAAHPRKPGQVIAWQWALIFSPLWGILFIAFGIAPVITRTADWLPLLRNVAGFAMGALVAFLSPMFNGSTPSET; via the coding sequence ATGCTGCGGTCATTGTTTTCTCGGTTGAGTCTTGGTTTGTGGGTCACGCTGCTGATGCTTTCGACTTGGGCGATCGCCCCGACCGCCTATGCCTACGACAACCCAGACCTGCTGCCCGATCGGCCGACCAACATCATCGATCTGGCAAACGCCCTCACCGACACCCAGCAAGACCAGCTGGATCAGCATTTGCAAGATTTTGAAGCCGAAACGGGCTGGAAACTGCGCGTCCTCACCCAGTTCGACCGCACCCCCGGTCGCGCCGTCAAAGACTTCTGGGGACTCGACGACAAGAGCGTTATGCTCGTCGCTGATCCACGCGGTGGCAATCTGCTCAACTTCAGCGTCGGCGACGCGCTATACGATCTTCTCCCCCGCACCTTCTGGATCGAGCTACAGACCCGCTATGGAAACCAGTTCTTCGTCCGCGACAACGGTGAGGATAGCTCGATCATCCAGGCGCTCCAGTCGATTGAAACCTGCCTGCGCCAGGGTGGCTGTAACGTTGTGCCTGGTCTGCCCCGAGAACAGTGGATTTTGACGTTAATTACCTCGGTGCTGGGGGGCATCATTTGCGGTTTTGCGGCTCATCCGCGCAAGCCCGGTCAGGTGATTGCATGGCAGTGGGCGCTCATCTTCTCGCCGCTCTGGGGCATTTTGTTCATTGCGTTTGGCATTGCCCCAGTGATTACCCGCACCGCCGACTGGCTGCCCCTGCTGCGGAACGTGGCGGGCTTTGCAATGGGCGCTTTGGTGGCGTTCTTGTCGCCCATGTTCAATGGCTCCACGCCGTCTGAAACTTGA